In Trichoderma atroviride chromosome 2, complete sequence, one DNA window encodes the following:
- a CDS encoding uncharacterized protein (EggNog:ENOG41), with the protein MEAWNQTLEAGPPQTDRRSSIPCQFFVQRRCRNGTSCPFSHAANEKENVAYTDPKSLSGLSDATPQGDTRSRISCRFYLRGMCAKNEKCPFAHDNPQDVADSKMEVEDDSITENWCRELKGALVRFGDGAVVSQVSFPSDFSAVRISNLPQFTTAKSVVTLLTSFDFTVPEDCVRISRPTDSSHCSADVRVEDPQFSIRLCGLLGSKRHGSPIAVPINASISQATNHRRIDSKKVYCSWHKPTKTAWLNFGTGGVAGKVGLKFSAGTYKILDQSVHCEGPTRGAGSRNPLAWTLRLSNVPALAKKEDITRAIPAAMAPRHVELSAASYDVDLPMANALIESLLLTVGPLEKWEGSLEIPGKRFKAKAWFMNDADALQAVKLFHNEPLSFNKTGKLTVQLVHSARFKILARIYDAVEQELTDHKKAWAAQHVLCTAYPPTQGLQVVKIEGENGGDVARAKTTLEKIISGEVMMKDGKPIWAPSFATNGDAYQSIKQLERELGVLIVRDKRKSQLRLFGPQLRHEKAQLAVSKLANAHPISIHVIELDVPQFSWAFKGGYRAMAEAIGNDKVILDIASSPRRILVVGSKADLIIAREILQREQAVLGEKSEPVSISDCVICWTPADNPIQTTCKHLYCSGCLEDLCFAGVKSGPGICCQGDAGNCNKVLLLTELQVHLSSTALEDMLEAAFTTHVARHPSDFQYCPTPDCGQIYRAARPARSNDSTAITSESSMFKCPSCLVTVCTACNVSHDGLTCAEHHYHLSGDYKALQAAKKELGIKDCPNCGTLIEKTFGCNHMTCSACETHICWVCLQTFPKGEQVYDHMRYKHGGIG; encoded by the exons ATGGAAGCTTGGAACCAAACTCTGGAGGCTGGGCCGCCACAAACGGATCGGCGGTCCTCTATACCATGCCAATTTTTCGTTCAACGCCGCTGCCGTAATGGTACCAGTTGCCCGTTCTCTCATGCGGCAAACGAAAAAGAGAATGTTGCCTACACCGATCCGAAAAGCCTCAGTGGTCTTAGCGATGCCACGCCGCAAGGAGACACGCGCTCACGCATATCTTGTCGATTCTATCTACGTGGAATGTGTGCAAAGAACGAAAAGTGTCCATTTGCACACGATAATCCACAGGATGTTGCAGATTCCAAAATGGAAGTGGAG GATGATTCAATCACCGAAAACTGGTGTCGGGAGCTCAAAGGCGCTCTGGTCCGCTTCGGAGAtggcgccgtcgtctcccAAGTTAGCTTTCCATCTGACTTTTCTGCAGTCCGCATCAGTAACCTACCTCAATTTACAACTGCAAAGTCTGTGGTTACTCTTCTTACCTCATTCGACTTTACCGTGCCTGAAGATTGCGTTCGCATATCTAGACCAACAGACAGTTCGCATTGCAGTGCCGATGTAAGGGTCGAAGACCCTCAATTTTCCATACGTCTTTGTGGGCTACTGGGTTCGAAGAGGCACGGTTCTCCCATAGCGGTTCCAATCAATGCCTCAATATCTCAGGCGACCAACCACCGTCGAATCGATTCGAAGAAAGTATATTGCTCCTGGCACAAGCCAACCAAGACCGCTTGGTTGAACTTTGGCACCGGAGGAGTAGCCGGAAAAGTTGGCTTGAAGTTCTCTGCGGGCACATATAAAATTCTCGACCAAAGCGTTCACTGCGAAGGGCCTACACGCGGTGCGGGTAGTAGGAACCCGTTAGCTTGGACCCTCAGGCTTTCAAACGTTCCAGCGCTTGCTAAGAAGGAGGATATTACAAGAGCTATCCCTGCCGCAATGGCTCCACGTCATGTGGAGCTGAGCGCTGCAAGCTATGACGTTGACCTGCCAATGGCAAACGCATTGATCGAATCCTTACTACTCACAGTTGGGCCATTGGAGAAGTGGGAAGGGAGCCTTGAGATACCCGGGAAGCGCTTCAAGGCAAAGGCTTGGTTCATGAATGATGCGGATGCGCTACAAGCTGTCAAGTTGTTTCATAATGAGCCTCTGTCGTTTAACAAAACTGGCAAACTTACAGTACAACTTGTACACTCAGCAAGGTTCAAGATTTTGGCTCGAATCTATGACGCCGTTGAACAAGAGCTGACAGACCATAAGAAAGCATGGGCGGCACAGCATGTGCTCTGTACCGCATATCCTCCTACTCAAGGCCTCCAGGTCGTGAAAATTGAAGGAGAAAACGGTGGTGATGTCGCCAGGGCTAAGACCACTCTGGAGAAAATTATCAGTGGAGAAGTCATGATGAAGGATGGAAAACCTATATGGGCCCCTTCCTTTGCAACCAACGGCGACGCTTATCAGAGTATAAAGCAGCTTGAGCGTGAGCTTGGTGTTCTCATTGTTCGCGACAAACGTAAATCCCAACTTCGACTCTTTGGTCCCCAGCTACGACATGAAAAAGCGCAGCTAGCAGTCAGTAAGCTTGCCAATGCGCATCCAATCTCTATCCATGTCATTGAGCTTGATGTGCCACAATTCTCCTGGGCCTTCAAAGGTGGTTACCGAGCCATGGCAGAGGCTATCGGGAATGACAAAGTTATCTTGGACATCGCCTCTAGTCCACGCCGCATTCTCGTGGTGGGATCCAAGGCTGATTTAATCATTGCGCGGGAGATCCTGCAACGTGAACAAGCAGTGTTGGGGGAAAAGTCGGAACCTGTCTCCATCAGTGACTGCGTTATTTGCTGGACACCAGCCGACAACCCGATACAGACGACTTGCAAGCACCTTTACTGCAGCGGTTGCTTAGAGGATTTGTGCTTTGCTGGCGTCAAATCAGGTCCCGGTATCTGTTGTCAAGGTGATGCCGGCAATTGCAATAAGGTTCTCCTCCTTACAGAGCTTCAAGTGCACCTTTCATCAACAGCCCTAGAAGACATGTTAGAGGCCGCGTTTACAACACATGTAGCACGCCATCCGAGTGATTTTCAATACTGCCCTACTCCAGACTGTGGGCAAATCTATCGAGCGGCAAGACCAGCAAGGAGCAATGATAGCACAGCTATTACTAGTGAAAGCTCCATGTTCAAATGTCCATCATGTCTTGTTACAGTTTGCACAGCCTGCAATGTCTCTCACGATGGTCTAACCTGTGCTGAGCACCATTACCACTTATCTGGTGATTACAAGGCACTGCAGGCAGCTAAGAAGGAGCTCGGTATTAAGGATTGTCCCAATTGTGGTACATTGATTGAGAAAACGTTCGGCTGCAACCATATGACCTGCTCGGCTTGTGAAACACATATTTGCTGGGTATGCTTGCAAACCTTTCCCAAAGGGGAACAGGTATATGATCATATGAGATACAAGCATGGTGGGATTGGAG
- a CDS encoding uncharacterized protein (MEROPS:MER0025512): protein MSSIEKTITLNDGTNIRVKLLGDEHTDRPLLIALHGAPGLSSLNEPLASFAFLADKLRVLVYDARGSGKSDSQGSLADEQWISDLDEIRAWAGVETFILAGGSYGGFLALGYALTYPDRLLGLILRNTWACGFRGSLRILKNIFTSPRISPDLDRQVRMWSGNVRDNEDGANGLAEILAIYTPAKEMNEEEGPAAFEGAGDDFKMRWEVHNAAWSSSVPRFDVRNKLHQINTPTLVIAGRHDPICPVEDSEEIHQGISRSELVVFESSGHNPSADEPLAIQKVLSSFLGKISENL from the exons ATGTCATCCATCGAAAAAACCATTACTCTAAACGATGGAACAAACATCCGCGTCAAGCTACTAGGCGACGAACATACAGATAGACCGTTGTTGATAGCCCTTCATGGTGCACCCGGACTTTCGAGCCTCAATGAGCCACTTGCTTCGTTTGCCTTTCTCGCAGACAAGTTACGCGTGCTCGTATACGATGCAAGGGGAAGCGGGAAGAGTGATTCCCAGGGCTCATTAGCAGATGAGCAGTGGATTTCTGATCTGGATGAGATCAG AGCCTGGGCCGGCGTTGAGACATTCATACTTGCAGGGGGTTCATATGGTGGCTTTCTTGCTCTCGGATACGCTTTGACGTATCCTGACCGACTTTTAGGCCTAATCTTGCGCAACACTTGGGCCTGTGGATTCAGGGGAAGCTTACGTATCCTGAAGAACATTTTTACTTCGCCACGAATCAGCCCTGACCTTGATCGCCAGGTAAGGATGTGGTCTGGCAATGTCAGAGATAATGAAGATGGCGCAAATGGGTTGGCAGAGATCCTTGCTATATACACGCCCGCAAAGGAAATGAACGAGGAAGAGGGTCCTGCAGCTTTTGAGGGTGCTGGAGATGACTTCAAAATGCGCTGGGAGGTGCATAATGCCGCTTGGTCATCCAGCGTGCCTCGATTTGACGTCCGCAACAAGCTTCATCAAATTAATACCCCCACTTTGGTAATCGCTGGACGTCACGATCCCATCTGTCCCGTTGAAGATTCAGAGGAGATTCACCAAGGAATATCCAGGAGCGAGCTTGTAGTTTTCGAAAGTTCTGGTCATAATCCTTCAGCTGACGAGCCACTCGCGATTCAGAAAGTTCTGAGTAGCTTTCTTGGCAAAATCTCTGAGAATCTATAG